Genomic window (Salvelinus alpinus chromosome 26, SLU_Salpinus.1, whole genome shotgun sequence):
GTTGTGATTTAATTAAAACATCTaacaattttttttctctctctccctctctttcgttTGACTTTTACTTACCATTATGCAAACTAAATATCATTATTCAACCCATGCATTTTCTTATTTTGCTGCTGGGCAACATTTGGTGTGTGTTCTCCCTCCCACGCAAGGTTAGCACGAACCTCTACAACCCACATGGTGAAGTACAGGTGAACAGTACTCATGGAGTCAACGTCATCAAACGTCATAACTTGTAACACCTGACCTGATGTGCAAATAATCCCCAACCTTGCCTGATAGGCTACCAGCGCCTGCCTAGCCTACACACTTGTGCCTCACTTGCTCAGTTATGCACAGTCCTTGTGCCTCACTTGCTCAGTTATGCACAGTCCTTGTGCCTCACTTGCTCAGTTATGCACAGTCCTTGAGCCTTTGTAACATGTCAGTAAAACGAATTATAACTGAATAAACCATGGCTTCATATTTCGGTATGCAAGGACAATTATTGGGAAATCTTCTCCAATATTAATTAAAAAGATGAATTAATTATGAGTTTGTCACTTACTTTTTCGGGTTATCTGTGCATTCGCTGTTGGAAGAAAGGGGGAAAACATCaatcaatgtaggcctacaataATGTAATTTCCTTTATGAATAGGCAAAAAACGTGCGTAAAGATATTGATATACAGTTTGTAATTATGAATTGCAATAATAATGCATAGCAATTACTGTGATTCATTTTAATGGCAATAAACGGGAAAGTGTCTAATAGAGACTGAAGAATGGGGACAGGGCGAGGCGCGAGGAGGCACGGTCTTACCGGAGGAGCGTTTCCCCATCAGGCCAAAGAACTGATGAGGCCGCGGTTTCCGCGTCATCCTCCGCAGTATCTCTCTGAACGGGTCAGACGACAGCCACTCACCCTGCACGAGGGAGAAAATCTAATTAACGGAACATTAGACATAGGGTataggaggagggggagacagactCCCTTATAGCCTACAAGCCTATAGCTCTGCGTAAAATATCGTATATTTTTTATAGCTCTAGATCTAATCTCGCAGGGCAATCAATATATTACACTAAAGACACCCCGTGTGAACTTTCATATTCGATCCTATTTTTATCTGACTGGGTAGCCTATATTTCTAGAGTCAACATTAGTCTAAAAGCAGGGGCCCGCTGCTAATGGCCACGCGCTCATTAAAGTGTCCATCACTTATCCAAGACATCCCAggtcctttggttccttccttaTTGAATAATATAACCCACCCGCCTTGTTACAACGCTCTGTGTTGCCTCAGCGGCGAGGCAATGATCACATAGGCCTACCTGCTGAATGTTCCCAATCTGACTGAAGTTTATGAGAAATATGCCCCAAGAGCCGCCCAGAGACTTGGCAGTCGCCCAACCCGCAATGTCAAAGGTTGAACGTGCGCTACATGTGAATGAAGCTTCAATCTGGGACTAAAGTAATGATCGCTGTACACTGAGCTAAGAGCTCATAATTTACGCTCAATGAATCATAACAAATCTTTCACCCGATATATAATTTGTGTTGGTTGATGTTTTGTCCCTATACATGCTTAATTACGCATCACCAAACTCTCCGAAACAGGTGAAATATTTTATAACATGTGTGATAAAAAATAGGTTTAAACAATTTTGGTAAACAAAACACAAGGCTGTGCCATTAAATTAAACAATATTTTTTCCAATAGTTAAGCAATCATAAATTTTTACATGTCCATTTTTTTATTCGTTTATTAGACGattctaacaaaacatatataTAATTGTCTTGTTATGTCAAATCATTAAATCATTCCTACCGTAATTTGATCGTTTGTCCAATAATCAAGATCTTCTTTTGGACCAATTTCTTCACAAAAAAATTGGGCAATAGCAATAAAAGCTATCACAAGCGGTAGAAGTAATTTCATGATGCAGCTATTTGTTGCGCGCAACTCTTCCGCCCTAAAACTATTCTTTCTTCGTTTGTTTCTATTTTCAAAAGTAGAAATAGGCTATTAAAGCACTTgtaaactgagttgaaatgtttttcaaccactctctATGACTTTTGAGAGCTCGATGTTTACACCTGCGGAAATTGGTATCGTCTCCTCTCCATATAAGTGTCTTAAGCGTGCGCAAAAATGAAATGTTCCCTCCTTGGTTGAAACCTCCGCTCAGTTCCC
Coding sequences:
- the LOC139554919 gene encoding protachykinin-like, which gives rise to MKLLLPLVIAFIAIAQFFCEEIGPKEDLDYWTNDQITGEWLSSDPFREILRRMTRKPRPHQFFGLMGKRSSANAQITRKRHKINSFVGLMGKRSQDEPDSYEWNTQQNYNKRR